Proteins encoded by one window of Bauldia sp.:
- a CDS encoding cold-shock protein, producing the protein MPVGTVKFFNTSKGFGFIQPSDGSKDVFVHITAVQRAGLQGLNEGDKISYEVVTERGKLAASNLAKA; encoded by the coding sequence ATGCCGGTGGGTACCGTCAAGTTTTTCAATACCTCCAAGGGCTTCGGTTTTATCCAGCCGAGTGACGGCAGCAAGGATGTGTTCGTGCACATCACGGCCGTGCAGCGTGCCGGTTTGCAGGGGCTGAACGAGGGCGACAAGATTTCATACGAAGTGGTGACCGAGCGCGGCAAGCTGGCTGCCTCGAACCTGGCGAAAGCCTGA
- a CDS encoding DUF1127 domain-containing protein: MSNKLVNSYRAWRKYRETFKELSQLSNRDLADVGIRRSEIAMIARQSAAQI; the protein is encoded by the coding sequence ATGAGCAACAAGCTGGTCAATTCTTACCGCGCCTGGCGCAAGTACCGCGAGACCTTCAAGGAACTCTCGCAGCTTTCCAACCGCGACCTCGCCGACGTCGGCATCCGTCGCTCCGAGATCGCGATGATCGCGCGCCAGTCGGCCGCGCAGATCTAG
- the secD gene encoding protein translocase subunit SecD: MILGVVFLGFLAVIPNFFSKDMLAGWPSFLPKSQMVLGLDLQGGAYLLYEVDKPDYTAKRLKALVTDVRKAMLDNPRIGYTGLGIQGDAVQLRVRDLDRMDDVRKRLTPLKNPLDASLLSAGSVSEFDLSIADDGLVRFTYSPAGLTQRVRQIVQQSIEVIDRRINELGTTEPSIQRQGDDRILVEAPGVGDPSRLKSLVGQTAQMTFHLVQDTISADQAAATPPKPGTARYPDQNNASIIYDVDETPLMTGEDLTDAQTGFDQQTTEPVVNFRLSTGGARKFGDVTAKNVGRPFAIVLDNQVISAPVIRQPILGGSGQISGSFTVETANDLAILLRAGSLPAKLTIVEERTVGASLGADSIRAGIAASIVATVFIAVFMVVCYGLLGAFADLALIANNFLMIGILTTLGATLTLPGIAGIVLTMGMAVDANVLIYERMREESHAGRSTLAALDTGFRKAFATIIDSHLTALIAAIALFELGSGPIRGFAVTLAIGIICTLFTSYLVTRLIVSFWVAWARPKVVPL; this comes from the coding sequence GTGCCTATCTCCTCTACGAAGTCGACAAGCCTGACTACACCGCCAAGCGGCTGAAGGCGCTGGTCACCGACGTTCGCAAGGCCATGCTCGACAATCCGCGCATCGGCTACACGGGCCTCGGCATCCAGGGCGACGCGGTGCAGCTTCGCGTCCGCGACCTCGACCGCATGGACGATGTCCGCAAGCGGCTTACGCCGCTCAAGAACCCGCTGGACGCCAGTTTGCTTTCCGCCGGCAGCGTCAGCGAGTTCGATCTGTCGATCGCCGACGACGGCCTCGTCCGCTTCACCTATTCGCCGGCCGGCCTAACGCAGCGCGTCCGCCAGATCGTCCAGCAGTCGATCGAAGTCATCGACCGCCGCATCAACGAGCTCGGCACCACCGAGCCTTCCATCCAGCGCCAGGGCGACGACCGCATCCTGGTCGAGGCGCCGGGCGTCGGCGATCCGTCGCGCCTGAAGTCGCTGGTCGGCCAGACGGCGCAGATGACCTTCCACCTGGTGCAGGACACGATCAGCGCCGATCAGGCCGCGGCCACGCCGCCTAAGCCCGGTACGGCACGCTACCCCGACCAGAACAATGCCTCGATCATCTACGACGTTGACGAGACGCCGCTGATGACCGGCGAGGACCTCACCGACGCGCAGACCGGCTTCGACCAGCAGACCACCGAGCCGGTCGTGAATTTCCGCCTGTCGACCGGCGGCGCCCGTAAGTTCGGCGACGTCACCGCCAAGAACGTCGGCCGCCCGTTCGCCATCGTCCTCGACAACCAGGTGATCTCGGCGCCGGTTATCCGCCAGCCGATCCTCGGCGGCTCCGGCCAGATCAGCGGATCGTTCACCGTCGAGACCGCCAACGACCTCGCCATCCTGCTCCGCGCCGGCTCGCTGCCCGCCAAGCTCACCATCGTCGAGGAGCGCACCGTCGGCGCGTCGCTCGGCGCCGACTCGATCCGCGCCGGCATCGCCGCCTCGATCGTGGCGACCGTGTTCATCGCCGTCTTCATGGTCGTCTGTTACGGCCTGCTCGGCGCCTTTGCCGACCTCGCGCTCATCGCCAACAACTTCCTGATGATCGGCATCCTGACGACGCTTGGCGCCACGCTCACGCTGCCCGGCATCGCCGGCATCGTGCTCACCATGGGCATGGCGGTCGACGCCAACGTGCTGATCTACGAACGCATGCGTGAGGAATCGCACGCCGGCCGTTCGACGCTGGCCGCCCTCGACACCGGCTTCCGCAAGGCGTTCGCGACCATCATCGACTCGCATCTGACCGCGCTCATCGCTGCGATCGCGTTGTTCGAGCTGGGCTCGGGGCCGATCCGGGGCTTTGCCGTGACGCTCGCCATCGGCATCATTTGCACGCTGTTCACGTCGTATCTGGTGACGCGCCTGATCGTGTCGTTCTGGGTCGCCTGGGCAAGACCGAAGGTGGTGCCGCTGTGA
- a CDS encoding type 1 glutamine amidotransferase domain-containing protein, which yields MKNISGKKIVILATNGFEQSELEVPRDMLKEAGATVDVVSPEAGQIRGWEKKDWGRLVKVDKALATVSADDYDAIVLPGGQTNPDTLRINADALALIRAFYDQKKIVAAVCHAPWLLIETGIAKGRDMTSYPSVKTDLINAGANWKDEAVVTDDGVVTSRNPGDLKAFAEKIAEEVAEGRHLRRDAAA from the coding sequence ATGAAAAACATCAGCGGCAAGAAGATCGTGATCCTCGCTACCAACGGCTTCGAGCAGTCCGAGCTCGAGGTGCCGCGCGACATGCTGAAGGAAGCCGGCGCCACGGTCGATGTTGTCTCGCCGGAGGCCGGCCAGATCCGCGGCTGGGAGAAGAAGGATTGGGGCCGGCTGGTGAAGGTCGACAAGGCCCTCGCCACGGTCAGCGCCGACGACTATGACGCGATCGTGCTGCCCGGCGGGCAGACGAATCCCGACACGCTGCGAATCAATGCCGATGCGCTGGCGCTCATCCGCGCCTTCTACGACCAGAAGAAGATCGTCGCGGCGGTCTGCCACGCGCCCTGGCTGCTCATCGAAACGGGCATCGCCAAGGGCCGCGACATGACCTCGTATCCGTCGGTGAAGACCGATCTCATCAACGCCGGCGCCAACTGGAAGGACGAGGCGGTGGTCACCGACGATGGCGTCGTCACCAGCCGCAACCCGGGCGACCTCAAGGCTTTCGCCGAGAAGATCGCCGAGGAAGTCGCGGAAGGCCGCCATTTGCGGCGGGACGCGGCGGCCTAG
- a CDS encoding secondary thiamine-phosphate synthase enzyme YjbQ: MKQSIHHLVIAPRRGRGLTEITAPVARWVSGQGIATGILTVFCRHTSASLLIQENADPDVRTDLEAWFERAAPEDGPYVHDAEGPDDMPAHIRTALTAVSLAIPIDRGSMVLGTWQGIYLFEHRRAPHRREIVLHLIGE; this comes from the coding sequence ATGAAGCAATCGATTCACCATCTCGTGATCGCGCCCCGCCGCGGCAGGGGCCTGACCGAGATCACCGCGCCGGTCGCCCGCTGGGTGAGCGGGCAGGGAATCGCGACCGGGATTCTCACCGTTTTCTGCCGCCACACTTCGGCGTCGCTGCTGATTCAGGAAAACGCCGACCCGGATGTCCGCACCGACCTCGAGGCGTGGTTCGAACGCGCGGCGCCGGAGGATGGTCCGTATGTCCACGACGCCGAGGGTCCCGACGACATGCCGGCCCACATCCGCACCGCGCTTACCGCGGTGAGCCTCGCGATCCCGATCGACCGCGGCAGTATGGTGCTCGGCACCTGGCAGGGCATCTACCTGTTCGAGCACCGCCGCGCGCCGCACCGGCGCGAGATCGTGCTCCACCTTATCGGGGAGTAG
- a CDS encoding cold-shock protein, with the protein MAKGTVKFFNDQKGFGFITPDDGGKDVFVHVSAVEKAGLRSFGEGTKVGYDVVSERGKDAAANLVSV; encoded by the coding sequence ATGGCTAAGGGCACCGTGAAATTCTTTAACGATCAAAAGGGCTTCGGCTTCATCACCCCGGATGACGGCGGCAAGGATGTGTTCGTGCACGTCTCGGCGGTCGAAAAGGCGGGCCTGCGCTCGTTCGGCGAGGGCACGAAGGTCGGCTACGACGTCGTGTCGGAGCGCGGCAAGGACGCCGCCGCCAATCTCGTCAGCGTCTAA
- a CDS encoding GNAT family N-acetyltransferase has translation MASDVRDNTRSHRFELEIDDQVAKSWYRLQGNVITFTHTEVPEALSGKGVGSKLAKGALDAARAAGQKVVALCPFIASYIKRHREYQDLLAQPDETPPTPR, from the coding sequence ATGGCATCCGACGTCCGCGACAATACCCGCAGTCACCGCTTCGAGCTCGAGATCGACGATCAGGTCGCGAAGAGCTGGTACCGGCTGCAAGGCAACGTGATCACCTTTACCCACACGGAAGTGCCGGAGGCGCTTTCCGGCAAGGGCGTCGGCTCGAAACTGGCCAAGGGCGCGCTCGACGCAGCCCGCGCCGCCGGCCAGAAGGTCGTGGCGCTTTGCCCGTTCATCGCCAGCTACATCAAGCGCCACCGCGAGTACCAGGACCTGCTGGCCCAGCCCGACGAGACGCCGCCTACTCCCCGATAA
- the trmFO gene encoding methylenetetrahydrofolate--tRNA-(uracil(54)-C(5))-methyltransferase (FADH(2)-oxidizing) TrmFO → MTTPVHIIGGGLAGSEAAWQVAARGVPVVLHEMRPLRRTEAHQTDGLAELVCSNSFRSDDREQNAVGLLHEELRRAGSLIMSAADSHQVPAGGALAVDRVGFSDAVSAKINDHPLITVAREEVAGLPPADWDSVIIATGPLTAPPLAEAIRGLTGEDALAFFDAIAPIVHFDSIDMDVAWFQSRYDKVGPGGTGKDYINCPMTKAEYDAFVDVLLAGEQHKSHDWENVPYFDGCLPIEVMAERGRETLRHGPMKPVGLTNAHKPNEKAYAVVQLRQDNALGTLFNMVGFQTRLRYAIQADTFRLIPGLQHAEFARLGGLHRNTFLNSPKLLDGVLRLKAEPRLRFAGQITGCEGYVESAAIGLLAGRFAAAEKLGEEIRVPPATTASGAILGHITGGHIAAGPQSFQPMNVNFGLFPPPPEPTARMPHAERGKAKRRAITTRALNDLDAWLAGPAAEAAE, encoded by the coding sequence ATGACAACCCCGGTCCACATCATCGGCGGCGGCCTCGCCGGCTCGGAAGCCGCCTGGCAGGTGGCCGCGCGCGGCGTGCCGGTTGTCCTGCACGAGATGCGGCCGCTCCGCCGCACCGAGGCGCACCAGACCGACGGGCTCGCCGAACTGGTGTGCTCCAATTCCTTCCGCTCCGACGACCGGGAACAGAACGCCGTCGGCCTGCTCCACGAGGAGCTACGCCGCGCCGGTTCGCTCATCATGTCGGCGGCCGATTCGCATCAGGTGCCGGCCGGCGGGGCGCTGGCCGTCGATCGTGTCGGGTTCTCCGACGCCGTCTCCGCCAAGATAAACGATCATCCCCTCATCACCGTCGCGCGGGAAGAAGTCGCCGGGCTGCCCCCCGCCGATTGGGACAGCGTCATCATCGCCACCGGTCCCCTCACCGCGCCGCCGCTCGCCGAAGCCATCCGCGGGCTGACCGGCGAAGACGCCCTCGCCTTCTTCGACGCCATCGCGCCGATCGTGCATTTCGATTCGATCGACATGGACGTGGCCTGGTTCCAGTCGCGCTACGACAAGGTCGGGCCCGGCGGCACCGGCAAGGACTACATCAACTGCCCGATGACCAAGGCGGAGTACGACGCCTTCGTCGACGTGCTGCTCGCCGGCGAGCAGCACAAGTCGCACGACTGGGAGAACGTCCCCTACTTCGACGGCTGCCTGCCGATCGAGGTGATGGCGGAGCGCGGGCGCGAGACGTTGCGGCATGGACCGATGAAGCCTGTCGGGCTCACCAACGCTCACAAGCCGAACGAAAAAGCGTACGCCGTGGTGCAGCTCCGGCAGGACAATGCGCTGGGCACGCTGTTCAACATGGTCGGGTTCCAGACGCGGCTGCGCTATGCCATCCAGGCCGACACCTTCCGGCTGATCCCCGGCCTGCAGCACGCGGAGTTCGCGCGGCTGGGCGGCCTGCATCGGAACACGTTCCTCAATTCGCCGAAGCTGCTCGACGGCGTCCTACGGCTGAAGGCGGAGCCGAGGCTCCGATTCGCCGGGCAGATCACCGGCTGCGAGGGCTACGTCGAATCCGCCGCCATCGGCCTGCTCGCCGGGCGCTTCGCCGCTGCCGAGAAGCTCGGCGAGGAGATCCGCGTGCCGCCGGCGACGACGGCGTCCGGCGCGATCCTCGGGCACATCACCGGAGGGCACATCGCGGCGGGCCCGCAATCCTTCCAGCCTATGAACGTCAACTTCGGCCTCTTCCCTCCGCCCCCTGAGCCCACCGCGCGGATGCCGCATGCGGAGCGCGGCAAGGCCAAGCGGCGCGCGATCACGACGCGGGCGCTGAACGATCTCGATGCGTGGCTGGCGGGACCGGCGGCCGAGGCGGCCGAGTAG
- the secF gene encoding protein translocase subunit SecF produces MSYWRFPLRLIPDDTNLPFMKWARVRTPISLALIVLSFVLFFTVGVNEGIDFKGGTVIEIHSINGVADTAKIRGIVDGLGLGDVQIQNIGSENDVLIRVATQPGGEAAQQQVVEKVRGSLSTSEYEYRNVEVVGPRVSGELATTGTYAVLFTIAGIMAYIWFRFEWQFGIAAVATLVHDAILTLGFFAITQIDFNLTSLAAILTIIGYSLNDTVVIFDRIREILRRYKQMPIREVIDLATNQTLARTIMTSLTLELALISLYLFGGPVVQSFTAAMIWGIFVATASSIFIGGPILVYFNIRPRPTDAKVEDEAAEEKAADTTTVAGA; encoded by the coding sequence GTGAGCTACTGGAGATTTCCGCTTCGTCTCATTCCGGACGACACCAATCTGCCCTTCATGAAATGGGCGCGCGTCCGCACGCCGATTTCGCTGGCGCTCATCGTGCTGTCGTTCGTGCTGTTCTTCACCGTCGGCGTCAATGAAGGCATCGACTTCAAGGGCGGCACGGTGATCGAGATTCACTCGATCAACGGCGTCGCCGACACCGCGAAGATCCGCGGTATCGTCGACGGCCTCGGCCTCGGCGACGTGCAGATCCAGAACATCGGCAGCGAGAACGACGTGCTGATCCGCGTTGCGACCCAGCCGGGCGGCGAAGCTGCCCAGCAGCAGGTCGTAGAGAAGGTGCGCGGATCGTTGAGCACCAGCGAGTACGAATACCGCAACGTCGAGGTCGTCGGCCCGCGCGTCTCCGGCGAACTGGCGACGACCGGCACCTACGCCGTGCTGTTCACCATCGCCGGCATCATGGCCTACATCTGGTTCCGCTTCGAATGGCAGTTCGGCATTGCCGCGGTGGCGACGCTCGTCCACGACGCCATCCTCACGCTCGGCTTCTTCGCGATCACGCAGATCGACTTCAACCTGACCAGCCTCGCGGCGATCCTGACCATCATCGGTTACTCGCTCAACGATACGGTCGTCATCTTCGACCGCATCCGCGAGATCCTGCGGCGTTACAAGCAGATGCCGATCCGCGAGGTCATCGACCTCGCCACCAACCAGACGCTGGCGCGCACCATCATGACGTCGCTGACGCTGGAGCTGGCGCTGATCTCGCTTTATCTGTTCGGCGGCCCGGTAGTGCAGTCGTTCACCGCGGCGATGATCTGGGGCATCTTCGTCGCCACCGCCTCGTCGATCTTCATCGGCGGCCCGATCCTCGTCTACTTCAACATCCGCCCGCGTCCGACCGACGCCAAGGTCGAGGACGAAGCGGCGGAGGAGAAGGCGGCCGACACCACCACGGTCGCCGGCGCCTGA
- a CDS encoding MTH938/NDUFAF3 family protein, which translates to MAVVIRDAHYPGRAPIAAYGNGGFRFANMSHRGSLLCLPSGIYGWDAPDPLDVDSLAKVFAEADGIEILLVGTGIDLRPLSAAIRERCRAEHIVAEPMATGAAVRTFNVLLSEERAVAAALTAVA; encoded by the coding sequence GTGGCCGTCGTCATCCGCGACGCGCACTACCCCGGCCGCGCTCCGATCGCCGCGTACGGCAACGGCGGCTTTCGTTTCGCCAACATGTCGCATCGCGGCTCGCTGCTTTGCCTGCCGAGCGGCATCTACGGCTGGGACGCGCCCGATCCGCTCGATGTCGACAGCCTCGCCAAGGTCTTCGCCGAGGCCGACGGCATCGAGATTCTGCTGGTCGGCACCGGCATCGACCTCCGCCCGCTGTCCGCCGCCATCCGCGAGCGCTGCCGCGCCGAGCACATCGTCGCCGAGCCGATGGCGACGGGCGCCGCTGTCCGCACCTTCAACGTGCTGCTGTCGGAAGAGCGCGCGGTCGCCGCGGCGCTGACCGCCGTCGCCTGA
- a CDS encoding phytoene/squalene synthase family protein: MSDKPAPSPLAEAYARAGEAVQKSDHDRYITDLFAPEPFRRHLFALHAFNAEVARVRDVVSDPMLGEIRLQWWRDSILNNAGGGHPIATALNATIAKFHLPKGAFQRLIDARLFDLYDDPMPSLNDLEGYAGETSSALIQLAAIILAEGHDPGTADAAGHAGVAYALTGLMRALPIHARRGQLFLPVNMIATRGLDTRTLFAGKSSPELVTLLADLRTIVRQHLAEAERDIADLAPPVKAAFLPLALIRPYLERMDRPGYDPFAGDIELGPWRRQWIIWRAARRM; the protein is encoded by the coding sequence ATGAGCGACAAGCCGGCCCCGTCGCCGCTCGCCGAGGCCTATGCCCGCGCCGGCGAGGCCGTGCAGAAGAGCGACCACGACCGCTACATCACCGACCTTTTCGCGCCCGAGCCGTTCCGCCGCCATCTCTTCGCGCTGCACGCCTTCAACGCGGAGGTGGCGCGCGTCCGCGACGTCGTCTCGGATCCGATGCTCGGCGAAATCCGCCTGCAATGGTGGCGCGACTCGATCCTCAACAACGCCGGCGGCGGCCACCCGATCGCCACCGCGCTGAACGCAACCATCGCCAAGTTTCACCTGCCCAAGGGCGCGTTCCAGCGCCTGATCGATGCGCGCCTGTTCGACCTCTACGACGACCCGATGCCCAGCCTGAACGATCTCGAGGGCTACGCCGGCGAGACGTCGTCGGCGCTGATCCAGTTGGCGGCGATCATCCTCGCCGAGGGCCACGATCCGGGCACCGCCGATGCCGCCGGCCACGCCGGCGTCGCCTACGCCCTGACCGGCCTGATGCGCGCGCTGCCGATCCACGCCCGCCGCGGCCAGTTGTTCCTGCCGGTCAATATGATCGCGACGCGCGGCCTCGACACGCGCACGCTGTTCGCCGGCAAATCGTCGCCCGAGCTGGTGACGCTGCTCGCCGACCTCCGCACGATCGTGCGCCAGCATCTCGCCGAGGCGGAACGCGACATCGCCGACCTCGCACCGCCGGTGAAGGCGGCGTTCCTGCCGCTGGCGCTGATCCGGCCTTACCTCGAGCGGATGGACAGGCCCGGCTACGATCCCTTTGCGGGCGACATCGAGCTGGGTCCGTGGCGTCGGCAGTGGATCATCTGGCGCGCCGCGCGGCGGATGTAG
- a CDS encoding DMT family protein has translation MPAVVARLLPVLLLACSNVFMTFAWYGHLKFKDRALWIVILVSWGIALIEYCFAVPANRIGSAVYSGAQLKAIQEVITLTVFAGFSVLYFGERLTVNSVVGFALIAAGAFFVFRAPAG, from the coding sequence ATTCCCGCCGTGGTCGCTCGCCTCCTCCCCGTGCTGCTGCTCGCCTGCTCCAACGTGTTCATGACCTTCGCGTGGTACGGCCACCTGAAGTTCAAGGACCGGGCATTGTGGATCGTCATCCTGGTGAGCTGGGGCATCGCGCTCATCGAATACTGCTTCGCCGTGCCGGCCAACCGCATCGGCAGCGCCGTCTATTCCGGCGCCCAGCTCAAGGCGATCCAGGAGGTCATCACGCTCACCGTGTTCGCCGGCTTCTCGGTGCTCTATTTCGGCGAGCGGCTGACGGTGAATTCCGTCGTCGGCTTCGCCCTCATCGCGGCCGGCGCCTTCTTCGTCTTTCGCGCACCCGCGGGTTAG